One Oncorhynchus clarkii lewisi isolate Uvic-CL-2024 chromosome 32, UVic_Ocla_1.0, whole genome shotgun sequence DNA window includes the following coding sequences:
- the LOC139391989 gene encoding zinc transporter Slc39a7-like: MMAHGRLLALTLFSGAVLLLAAQLTVAHSHSHDHGHAHDHHGHAHDHHGHAHDHGGGGSDGHSHGSQKLHHRASKWSAEANLPPAEESHHGHAHDHGHKHEESGHGHTHGGERVIRESEGEKRDIVELWMQAIGATLLISAAPFFILFLIPVQSNTDQHKNLLKVLLSFASGGLLGDAFLHLIPHALVPHSHHGDEGHGHSHDSEESQDHGHSHGAAHGHMMSVGLWVLGGIVAFLVVEKFVRFLKEGNGHGHSHAAPKAKESDGEEENKEGEKDGKESKDEKTPKGVEEKTTDIKVSGYLNLAADFTHNFTDGLAIGASFLVGPAVGTVTTLTILLHEVPHEIGDFAILVQSGCTKKKAMCLQLLTALGALAGTACSLLAEGVGAAATAWILPFTAGGFVYIATVTVLPELLVGRSSLGQSVMEILAMLVGIYMMVLIAEYE; this comes from the exons ATGATGGCCCATGGACGTCTGCTAGCGTTAACACTGTTCTCGGGAGCAGTGCTGTTGCTAGCCGCCCAGCTAACTGTTGCTCATAGCCACTCTCATGACCATGGCCATGCACACGACCACCATGGGCATGCACACGACCACCATGGGCATGCACACGACCACGGGGGCGGCGGTTCCGATGGTCACTCCCATGGCAGTCAGAAACTGCACCACAGGGCGAGCAAGTGGAGTGCTGAGGCCAACCTGCCCCCAGCTGAGGAGTCTCACCACGGTCACGCACATGACCATGGACATAAGCACGAGGAGAGTGGACACGGGCACACCcacggaggagagagggtgataaGGGAgtcagaaggagagaagagggacatAGTGGAGCTCTGGATGCAG GCCATCGGTGCCACCCTGCTGATCAGTGCTGCTCCCTTCTTCATCCTCTTCCTGATCCCAGTCCAGTCCAATACAGACCAGCACAAGAACCTCCTGAAGGTGCTGCTGAGCTTTGCCTCTGGTGGCCTGCTGGGAGATGCCTTCCTACACCTCATCCCTCACGCCCTGG TGCCTCACTCTCACCATGGAGACGAGGGACACGGCCACTCACATGACAGTGAAGAATCACAGGATCATGGCCACTCGCATG GCGCCGCCCATGGTCACATGATGTCAGTAGGGCTGTGGGTCCTTGGAGGAATTGTGGCCTTCCTGGTGGTGGAAAAATTTGTTCGCTTCCTGAAGGAAGGAAATGGACATGGACACTCCCACG CTGCTCCTAAGGCAAAGGAGAGTGACGGGGAGGAAGAAAATAAGGAGGGTGAGAAAGATGGAAAAGAAAGCAAAGATGAGAAGACTCCAAAAGGAGTGGAGGAGAAAACTACAG ATATCAAGGTATCGGGCTACCTGAACCTGGCTGCTGACTTCACACACAATTTCACTGACGGGTTGGCCATCGGGGCATCGTTCCTGGTGGGCCCAGCAGTAGGCACAGTCACCACTCTCACCATCCTGCTGCACGAGGTGCCCCACGAGATTGGCGACTTTGCCATCCTGGTCCAGTCTGGCTGCACCAAGAAGAAG GCCATGTGTCTACAGCTCCTGACAGCCTTGGGGGCTCTTGCCGGCACAGCCTGCTCCCTATTGGCTGAGGGGGTGGGCGCGGCCGCCACAGCCTGGATCTTGCCATTCACTGCAGGTGGCTTTGTGTACATCGCCACGGTGACAGTCCTGCCTGAGCTGCTGGTTGGGCGCTCTAGTCTGGGCCAATCGGTGATGGAGATCCTGGCGATGCTGGTTGGAATTTACATGATGGTGCTAATCGCAGAGTACGAGTGA